AACGTTAATTATTGGTGATGATGTAAATATCACTGTTTTAGGTGTAAAAGGTAACCAGGTACGCTTAGGGATTAATGCACCGAAAGATGTTTCTGTTCACCGCGAAGAAATTTATTTACGTATACAGCAAGAAAAACAAGGTGACAACGACACCGACGAAACGGCTTAAAGTTATACATCACAGTCTGCTGTCCCGGCTTTGTCGGGGCAGTCCTTAAAGTCCGCCTGAATTGAAGTATCTCCTGATGATAATAAATGTAAACCTCTAATATTATTTTCAATTTATCCAACAAATAATTCTGAAATTTAAATCCCTCTCATATCACTCTCTTCATGGTAACGGTTCATTTTGGCTATTACTGTAATACCGGAGTTAAGTTATTTTTAATATAACCTTGATGTTATATAACGTGAAAGCTATATTTTACTTACGGATTAGCTTGCAATGTGGACGGTATTAACAGTAGAGCGTTTTGATGAATGATTTTTATCGTTGAATGAACAGATACAAATTAGTGTGCTAGCTATAGTTAATTACTCGAGGTAAAGGGTCCAAATTTAGGGCGGCTGCACGTTGACATTATAGAGCACACAAGACAAGTAAAGAACCTAAAGGAATTACGCATACAGCATCAAGGAAGACCATACAGAGTTTTCTTTGCATTTGATCCAAAACGAAACGCAGTTTTGTTGTGTGGCGGTAATAAAACGGGAAAGAAGCGTTTTTATGACATGATGGTCCCTATTGCTGAGCAAGAGTTTTTAAATCACTTGTCTTTAATAGATTAATTGAGGTACTTAATATGGCTAAACCCTTATCAGAGCTTATTGGAAAGGTTTCTAAAGATATTGAAATTGCAGCTGGTGCCAAAGCTGCTGAAATGCTTGCAGAAATGGATTTGGAGGATATAAGGAAAGCTCGACATATTACTCAGAATCAAGTAGCAAAAGCCTTGAATATAAAACAACCAAGTATTGCCCAACTTGAGAAAAGGAACGATATTTACATTTCAACATTGCGAAACTATTTATCTTCTATTGGAGCTAAACTTGAATTGGTAGCAAGTTTTCCTGATGGAACAAGGATATCAATTGCGGGCTTTAGTTATCTTAATTCTTCAAAAGTAAAGTGATTATTGCTCTCTAATTGAAGTATCTCCTGATGATAATAAATGTAAAACACCTTGGTCATCCCTGAGTTTGAGTTGGCCTAACTCATTTATTCCTTGTGCTATTCCTGTGTATTTTCCAGAAATGTGACTTAGGGTGATTTTTTTGCCATAGAGATAATCGTATTTTTTCCATTCGTCCATGAATGTTAATAACCCTTCTTGAGAAAAGCGGGAGAGATAGTCCGAGAGAGTGGTTAATAGTTTGGCAATGATTGCGTTTCTATCAAAATGTTTCTGAGTTATTTCCAAAAGCGAGCACCAGGGTTTGTCGGCTAGGGTAATTGTTTGGGTATTAGTGTTAACGTTCAAGCCAATGCCAATAATGACTTCAGCTCCTCCGTGACTTTCTCCGTTAATTTCAATTAGTGAACCGCATAGTTTTTTATTATTCCATAAAATGTCATTCGGCCACTTAATAAATAAGTTTTCAGAGGTAAAAGAAGTCAGTGTTTTAATTAATGCGAGGCTTACGATCAAGCTTAAACCCGAGAGACAGGAGAGATCGTTATGGAATTGCCAGCGACTAGAGCAATAAATATTTTCCCCAAAAAGTGAAACCCATTTTCTGCCAAAGCGGCCTCTACCCTCTGTCTGGGTTTCTGCACAACATACCTCCACACTGTCAGTAGGAGGGATTTTTCTTAAATAAAGATTGGTAGAGTCTATTGAGCCATAAATATGAAAAACAAAGTTATTGACTAAAGCCTTGGGTAACAGCGCTTGTATGACTTTCGAGTCTAATAAAGTCAAAGGGCCATTCAGCTGGTAGCCTTTTTGAGGTAAGCTATTGATAGTTAAGCCCATCGTAGCGAGTTGTTTTATATGTTTCCAGACAGCTGTCCTACTTACCCCTAACAGTAAGCCTAAGTCTTTACCACTATGGCATGCGCCGTCACCTAATTGATTGAGTAAGGTAATTTCCAAGCTTGTTAATTTTTTCATAAAAAGTCTTCGTATGTTGCTTTAAAATAATCAATCCTTTCTACAGCTGGATTATAACAAATAGCCCCTGAACAGGCTGATTCTGGCATAAAGGTTTTAATTTTCCATGATAGGTTAAATTTAGGATCAATCAGTAAAATTTCTTCACCAGGTAAATGAGGTAAATCAAATTGTTCTGTGGGGTAGCTTAATCCAAGACCACAGGCCTTAATTAAGGCCTCTTTTTGCGTCCATATGTGAAAAAAACTTAAAGGTTGCAATATTTGGTTTTCTTTTTCTATAGCGAGTGTTTCTTTAGCTGAGAAAATATTCCTGGCTATTCCCAAGTAAGGTCTTGGAGAGAAGTATTCTATGTCTATACCTAAAGGAAAGTCTTTACCTACAGCTAACAGTGCCAAATCTTTAGAGTGCGTTAGATTAAATTGTATAAAAGGGGAATTTTTTACCGCCGGCTTGCCATGTAAATTATATTCAAAAATAACCTCCGAAGGTAAAAGGTTTAAATATTTAGATAAAATGGCTCGCAGCATAGAGCGGCTGACTATAAAACGGCGCTGATGGTGCTTAAAATGAAATCGTTTTGCCCTGTCCCTTTCTTCATTGTTAAGTACAATTAGGGCTTGGGAAGGCAGTTCAGCTAATGAAAATCGCCAAATGTCTATTCTTTGCGGGTTAAGAGAAAATGCTGATGGAAAAGGGGATTCAGGATAGTACATGTGGCTTTGAAAATAACTTATGGGTATAATTCGATGTTATTGTATAACATAGCTGCCGTTAACCAAAGAGCCACCAATGAGTCATCAATTTTTAGACTTTGAGCAACCCATTGAAGAATTAAACCAAAAAATTCAAGCCTTACGCATGGTAGGGACTGATAATGAAGTCAATTTAAGTGAAGAAATTGCTCGTCTTGAAACAAAATGTAAGGAATTGACTGCAAATATTTTTTCTAGTTTAGAGCCTTGGCAAGTTGCGCAAATGGCTAGACATCCTTTGCGGCCACAAACTACCGATTATATTGAACATTTATTTACCGATTTTCAAGAATTACACGGTGATAGGCATTATTCCGCTGCCCCCGCTATTATTGGAGGACTGGCACGTCTCAACGGCGAAGGAGTAATGGTTCTGGGACACCAGAAAGGGAAACGCACCAAAGAAAAAGTCTATCGAAATTTTGGTATGGCAAGACCTGAAGAATACCGCAAAGCACTGCGTTTGATGAAACTAGCGGAAAAATTTCACTTACCTATTATTACTTTTATTGATACTGCAGGAGCGTATCCCGGAATTGGCGCCGAAGAAAGGAATCAATCAGAAGCCATTGCTCGCAATTTAATGGAAATGTCTAAACTTAAGACCCCTATTTTATGTGTAGTTACAGGAGAAGCAGGCTCAGGCGGTGCTTTAGCCATTGGAGTAGGGGATAGAGTAATCATGCTTAAATACTCCATATACTCAGTTATTTCCCCAGAGGGTTGTGCGTCTATTTTATGGAAGGATCCAGCCAAAGCCAGTGAAGCAGCGCGTGCTATGGGTATTACCGCTGACAAAATTTATGAAAATAAGTTGGTTGACTTGGTAATTGACGAGCCTTTGGGTGGAGCCCAT
This portion of the Legionella adelaidensis genome encodes:
- the csrA gene encoding carbon storage regulator CsrA, which codes for MLILTRRIGETLIIGDDVNITVLGVKGNQVRLGINAPKDVSVHREEIYLRIQQEKQGDNDTDETA
- a CDS encoding type II toxin-antitoxin system RelE/ParE family toxin; the encoded protein is MEHTRQVKNLKELRIQHQGRPYRVFFAFDPKRNAVLLCGGNKTGKKRFYDMMVPIAEQEFLNHLSLID
- a CDS encoding XRE family transcriptional regulator: MAKPLSELIGKVSKDIEIAAGAKAAEMLAEMDLEDIRKARHITQNQVAKALNIKQPSIAQLEKRNDIYISTLRNYLSSIGAKLELVASFPDGTRISIAGFSYLNSSKVK
- a CDS encoding biotin--[acetyl-CoA-carboxylase] ligase, whose translation is MKKLTSLEITLLNQLGDGACHSGKDLGLLLGVSRTAVWKHIKQLATMGLTINSLPQKGYQLNGPLTLLDSKVIQALLPKALVNNFVFHIYGSIDSTNLYLRKIPPTDSVEVCCAETQTEGRGRFGRKWVSLFGENIYCSSRWQFHNDLSCLSGLSLIVSLALIKTLTSFTSENLFIKWPNDILWNNKKLCGSLIEINGESHGGAEVIIGIGLNVNTNTQTITLADKPWCSLLEITQKHFDRNAIIAKLLTTLSDYLSRFSQEGLLTFMDEWKKYDYLYGKKITLSHISGKYTGIAQGINELGQLKLRDDQGVLHLLSSGDTSIREQ
- a CDS encoding 4'-phosphopantetheinyl transferase family protein, with product MYYPESPFPSAFSLNPQRIDIWRFSLAELPSQALIVLNNEERDRAKRFHFKHHQRRFIVSRSMLRAILSKYLNLLPSEVIFEYNLHGKPAVKNSPFIQFNLTHSKDLALLAVGKDFPLGIDIEYFSPRPYLGIARNIFSAKETLAIEKENQILQPLSFFHIWTQKEALIKACGLGLSYPTEQFDLPHLPGEEILLIDPKFNLSWKIKTFMPESACSGAICYNPAVERIDYFKATYEDFL
- a CDS encoding acetyl-CoA carboxylase carboxyltransferase subunit alpha → MSHQFLDFEQPIEELNQKIQALRMVGTDNEVNLSEEIARLETKCKELTANIFSSLEPWQVAQMARHPLRPQTTDYIEHLFTDFQELHGDRHYSAAPAIIGGLARLNGEGVMVLGHQKGKRTKEKVYRNFGMARPEEYRKALRLMKLAEKFHLPIITFIDTAGAYPGIGAEERNQSEAIARNLMEMSKLKTPILCVVTGEAGSGGALAIGVGDRVIMLKYSIYSVISPEGCASILWKDPAKASEAARAMGITADKIYENKLVDLVIDEPLGGAHRNVAEMASRIKQVLVDELTYLKELSTETLLNNRYQKFMKMGASE